Proteins from a genomic interval of Bradysia coprophila strain Holo2 chromosome X, BU_Bcop_v1, whole genome shotgun sequence:
- the LOC119081352 gene encoding thymidylate synthase translates to MEHNGNGDTVQIHDEHQYLNLIKHILANGKQRDDRTGVGTVSVFGGQMRFSLRNQTFPLLTTKKVFFRGIAEELLWFIRGSTDAKELQAKNVRIWDGNSTREFLDKSGFTDREEGDLGPIYGFQWRHFGAKYGTCNDDYTGQGVDQLNDVIKRIRDNPNDRRIIMCAWNPIDLPNMALPPCHCLVQFYVADGELSCQLYQRSADMGLGVPFNIASYALLTHMIAHITGLKAGDFVHTLGDAHVYLNHIEPLQEQLKREPKPFPVLNFKRTVTSIEDFKFEDFEIQNYVSHPAVKMDMAI, encoded by the exons ATGGAGCATAATGGAAATGGAGATACCGTCCAAATACACGACGAACATCAGtatttaaatttgatcaaGCACATCCTCGCCAACG GTAAACAAAGAGATGATCGCACAGGCGTTGGAACTGTCTCGGTGTTCGGTGGCCAAATGCGTTTCAGCCTACGAAATCAAACTTTTCCGCTGCTGACGACGAAAAAGGTGTTCTTCCGGGGCATAGCCGAAGAGCTCCTGTGGTTTATCAGAGGTAGTACAGATGCTAAGGAACTTCAAGCGAAAAATGTCCGGATATGGGATGGTAACAGCACTAGAGAATTTCTCGACAAATCTGGATTTACCGATCGTGAAGAAG GCGACCTTGGTCCGATTTATGGATTCCAATGGCGTCATTTCGGTGCTAAATACGGTACGTGTAACGATGACTACACCGGACAAGGAGTCGATCAGCTAAATGATGTTATCAAACGGATACGCGATAATCCGAACGATCGACGAATTATAATGTGTGCATGGAATCCAATCGATCTACCGAATATGGCATTGCCTCCATGCCACTGTTTGGTGCAATTCTATGTGGCCGATGGCGAACTATCATGTCAATTGTATCAACGTTCTGCCGATATGGGACTTGGTGTTCCGTTTAACATTGCAAGCTATGCCCTACTAACGCACATGATCGCCCATATCACTGGATTGAAGGCTGGTGATTTTGTACATACATTGGGTGACGCACACGTCTATTTGAATCACATTGAACCACTTCAAGAACAG CTGAAACGAGAACCGAAACCATTTCCAGTATTGAATTTTAAGCGAACCGTTACGTCGattgaagatttcaaattcGAGGATTTTGAAATTCAGAACTATGTTTCTCATCCGGCTGTTAAAATGGACATggcaatttga
- the LOC119081345 gene encoding tRNA-dihydrouridine(20) synthase [NAD(P)+]-like isoform X1, with protein MVSERKSMDYRNKLILAPMVRVGTLPFRLLSSRYGADIVYTEELIDWKLLKTTRKINDILGTVDFVDETDGTIVFRTCAEERQKVVLQMGTASAERALQVGKLVENDVAAIDINMGCPKEFSVKGGMGIALLNNAENAKKILKTLVDGLTIPVTCKIRIFPDIERTISLVKEFEAIGISAIAVHGRTRQERPQHKVHADMIRKVAENLDIPVIANGGSNQIKTYDDIFKFKENSGTSSVMVARAAQWNPSIFQNGPLMPLDDVIKELLKLSIEFDNSPSNTKYCVQMMLRELQETPRGKKFLECQTLEEICDIWELGRYCREKQLEYQERGSASRRNVIPGKLLQKQNEDEPAAKKIKFDDDVIERNVAFFRTHYEDVRDLPKSVLHAHAVRNFKPIPVYRTQQQDRLFRTVVEFGKKKYSSLYWEKNKRFAEQGAALVCILNLGLIDEDVLIKKGSILQ; from the exons ATGGTGTCAGAGCGTAAGTCCATGGATTATCGAAATAAACTAATTCTGGCTCCAATGGTACGAGTCGGCACTCTACCATTTCGTCTGCTATCATCCCGGTACGGCGCTGACATTGTCTACACAGAAGAGTTGATCGATTGGAAACTGTTGAAAACTACCAGGAAAATCAACG atattttggGAACAGTCGATTTTGTTGACGAAACCGATGGAACCATAGTATTTCGTACGTGTGCAGAGGAACGACAAAAAGTTGTTCTACAAATGGGAACAGCGTCGGCAGAACGGGCGTTGCAAGTGGGAAAGTTG GTGGAAAATGACGTAGCAGCAATTGACATCAACATGGGATGCCCGAAAGAATTTTCTGTGAAAGGTGGTATGGGCATCGCACTGCTCAACAATGCTGAGAATgcgaaaaagattttgaaaacgCTAGTGGACGGACTGACCATTCCGGTTACCTGTAAAATTCGAATATTTCCTGACATCGAACGAACAATCAGTTTGGTGAAAGAATTTGAAGCGATTGGAATCAGTGCGATCGCAGTTCACGGCCGAACGAGACAAGAGCGACCTCAGCACAAGGTTCACGCCGATATGATACGGAAAGTGGCCGAGAATTTAGACATTCCAGTTATAGCGAACGGCGGTTCCAATCAAATTAAAACGTACGacgacattttcaaatttaaagagAACAGCGGTACGTCAAGCGTTATGGTCGCTCGGGCCGCCCAGTGGAATCCGTCGATATTTCAGAATGGTC CTCTGATGCCTCTGGACGATGTGATCAAAGAATTGTTGAAATTGTCAATTGAATTCGACAACTCGCCATCAAATACCAAATATTGTGTCCAGATGATGCTGAGAGAATTGCAGGAAACGCCACgaggaaaaaagtttttagaatGCCAAACATTGGAAGAGATATG TGACATTTGGGAACTGGGCCGCTATTGTCGAGAGAAACAACTGGAATACCAGGAACGTGGCAGTGCCAGTAGACGTAATGTGATACCCGGGAAACTGTTACAGAAACAGAATGAGGACGAACCGGCGGCGAAAAAGATTAAATTCGACGATGATGTCATCGAACGCAATGTGGCATTCTTCCGAACACATTATGAAGACG TGCGTGATCTACCGAAAAGTGTATTGCACGCGCATGCCGTACGGAATTTCAAACCGATACCGGTCTATCGAACGCAGCAACAGGATCGCCTGTTTCGGACCGTTGTCGAATTTGGCAAAAAGAAGTACTCCAGTTTGTATTGGGAGAAGAATAAGCGATTTGCCGAGCAGGGTGCGGCTCTGGTGTGCATTCTAAATTTAGgattaatcgacgaagatgtTCTGATCAAGAAGGGCAGCATTTTACAATGA
- the LOC119081345 gene encoding tRNA-dihydrouridine(20) synthase [NAD(P)+]-like isoform X2 yields MVSERKSMDYRNKLILAPMVRVGTLPFRLLSSRYGADIVYTEELIDWKLLKTTRKINDILGTVDFVDETDGTIVFRTCAEERQKVVLQMGTASAERALQVGKLVENDVAAIDINMGCPKEFSVKGGMGIALLNNAENAKKILKTLVDGLTIPVTCKIRIFPDIERTISLVKEFEAIGISAIAVHGRTRQERPQHKVHADMIRKVAENLDIPVIANGGSNQIKTYDDIFKFKENSGTSSVMVARAAQWNPSIFQNALMPLDDVIKELLKLSIEFDNSPSNTKYCVQMMLRELQETPRGKKFLECQTLEEICDIWELGRYCREKQLEYQERGSASRRNVIPGKLLQKQNEDEPAAKKIKFDDDVIERNVAFFRTHYEDVRDLPKSVLHAHAVRNFKPIPVYRTQQQDRLFRTVVEFGKKKYSSLYWEKNKRFAEQGAALVCILNLGLIDEDVLIKKGSILQ; encoded by the exons ATGGTGTCAGAGCGTAAGTCCATGGATTATCGAAATAAACTAATTCTGGCTCCAATGGTACGAGTCGGCACTCTACCATTTCGTCTGCTATCATCCCGGTACGGCGCTGACATTGTCTACACAGAAGAGTTGATCGATTGGAAACTGTTGAAAACTACCAGGAAAATCAACG atattttggGAACAGTCGATTTTGTTGACGAAACCGATGGAACCATAGTATTTCGTACGTGTGCAGAGGAACGACAAAAAGTTGTTCTACAAATGGGAACAGCGTCGGCAGAACGGGCGTTGCAAGTGGGAAAGTTG GTGGAAAATGACGTAGCAGCAATTGACATCAACATGGGATGCCCGAAAGAATTTTCTGTGAAAGGTGGTATGGGCATCGCACTGCTCAACAATGCTGAGAATgcgaaaaagattttgaaaacgCTAGTGGACGGACTGACCATTCCGGTTACCTGTAAAATTCGAATATTTCCTGACATCGAACGAACAATCAGTTTGGTGAAAGAATTTGAAGCGATTGGAATCAGTGCGATCGCAGTTCACGGCCGAACGAGACAAGAGCGACCTCAGCACAAGGTTCACGCCGATATGATACGGAAAGTGGCCGAGAATTTAGACATTCCAGTTATAGCGAACGGCGGTTCCAATCAAATTAAAACGTACGacgacattttcaaatttaaagagAACAGCGGTACGTCAAGCGTTATGGTCGCTCGGGCCGCCCAGTGGAATCCGTCGATATTTCAGAATG CTCTGATGCCTCTGGACGATGTGATCAAAGAATTGTTGAAATTGTCAATTGAATTCGACAACTCGCCATCAAATACCAAATATTGTGTCCAGATGATGCTGAGAGAATTGCAGGAAACGCCACgaggaaaaaagtttttagaatGCCAAACATTGGAAGAGATATG TGACATTTGGGAACTGGGCCGCTATTGTCGAGAGAAACAACTGGAATACCAGGAACGTGGCAGTGCCAGTAGACGTAATGTGATACCCGGGAAACTGTTACAGAAACAGAATGAGGACGAACCGGCGGCGAAAAAGATTAAATTCGACGATGATGTCATCGAACGCAATGTGGCATTCTTCCGAACACATTATGAAGACG TGCGTGATCTACCGAAAAGTGTATTGCACGCGCATGCCGTACGGAATTTCAAACCGATACCGGTCTATCGAACGCAGCAACAGGATCGCCTGTTTCGGACCGTTGTCGAATTTGGCAAAAAGAAGTACTCCAGTTTGTATTGGGAGAAGAATAAGCGATTTGCCGAGCAGGGTGCGGCTCTGGTGTGCATTCTAAATTTAGgattaatcgacgaagatgtTCTGATCAAGAAGGGCAGCATTTTACAATGA
- the LOC119081344 gene encoding run domain Beclin-1-interacting and cysteine-rich domain-containing protein, with product MNHTKFARAQLEHKQLLSNLKCIAETFLNSKLGESWIYSGALLRLHTSIEQIFINGIRVFKPDGITPDTWRFIEGLNWLNPSMTVSIANRSCSPSIHIPYARIKNDKALAWIYESLESHTLSEKLKCLLTDSEHINTCYEVTAFLQSEKYIGAFLLCLNAIENNQPNLLSQIDGTLYKSEKSQHKRSTSHPDFSFVPRTKGNLKASINSITTTRTVHFQHRKSSLSHSHSVTDGSSKIRKRIAKTKDIQLISLKLRPWSSLPDVHSNIQPQRKRSTTMSQPIHIPNIRSKNTSMSGAVRKVPSFTYKQNASDSGSAERNNCNSLATLSPSGGSSQMSNELIPISLVKCDDIKIHVDRKFRPKEPRTSNKKASHLKSEDFSYSSNDEASHSGYFIGNENLLSIMIHPDKPESLTMYSGFGGPGSAPADFVNEFIPREGEKIQNRYGKPTMADFGQECSPIGSQQRPKQGQSLTSFLQAAQFYRANTELERENAHFSVSEAMISAIEQIKWQRFQETKQQSIEDVEAIHRKLKNRGQYTRCASSTKAKSVESGSSSSSDGSSGDLGYSANDSTANLRQSQNLSTSTQSMNDHKAYAEWGDNLSAESVALSLISKFNDKQLPKASDLMWLVSEQDAPQMMLPMPGSWTVSPDEIYKIPFTRGTRDWAPPRAQIIFTRHPQPDRKKLLYKQNQKCAGCGMRVAAAFSHRFRYCEYIGKYHCSGCHRNQISVIPARVLDRWDFTLHPVSVFSYRLLDQIWTFPVFRVSDLNPELYEKVRILRFAKLRRVHLKFVMDFITSCRFADDSLRLFDGTEKYLTNDTDLWSMTDFVAVRNGSFLKNISTIIAKCDEHIRECELCTARGFICELCPQKQVIFPWQPKVRRCNECGACCHENCWQNDCNKCQRLKKRQQSSGARKI from the exons ATGAATCATACGAAATTCGCTCGTGCTCAACTCGAACATAAACAActtttgtcaaatttgaaatgcatcgccgaaacatttttaaatagtAAATTGGGCGAGTCGTGGATTTATTCTGGTGCATTACTCCGTTTGCACACGTCAATCGAACAGATATTCATCAATGGCATTCGAGTGTTCAAACCAGATGGT ATTACTCCCGATACGTGGCGTTTCATCGAAGGACTAAATTGGCTAAATCCGTCGATGACCGTTTCCATTGCCAATCGAAGCTGTTCGCCCTCAATTCACATTCCCTATGCTCGGATCAAAAACGACAAGGCATTGGCTTGGATCTATGAAAGTTTAGAATCTCATACATTGTCGGAAAAGCTGAAATGTCTATTGACGGACAGTGAGCACATTAACACGTGTTACGAAGTGACGGCGTTCCTTCAAAGCGAGAAGTACATCGGAGCATTTCTGTTGTGTTTGAATGCCATCGAAAATAATCAACCGAATCTGTTGTCACAAATCGACGGCACCTTGTACAAATCGGAAAAGTCTCAACACAAAAGATCAACGTCACATcccgatttttcatttgttccaCGGACGAAAGGCAATCTCAAGGCGTCCATCAATTCTATTACCACCACGCGAACCGTACATTTTCAACACAGAAAATCATCACTCAGCCATAGCCACAGCGTTACTGATGGAAGTTCTAAGATACGAAAAAGGATCGCAAAAACCAAAGACATTCAATTAATTAGCTTGAAATTACGTCCCTGGTCGAGTTTGCCAGACGTTCATAGCAATATACAGCCGCAGCGTAAACGAAGCACCACAATGTCACAGCCGATACACATTCCAAACATACGATCAAAAAATACATCAATGTCTGGTGCAGTGCGAAAAGTACCTTCATTCACATACAAACAGAATGCAAGCGATTCGGGATCAGCAGAACGAAACAATTGCAACTCGTTGGCAACACTCAGCCCAAGCGGGGGCAGCAGCCAAATGAGTAACGAACTGATACCGATTTCATTAGTCAAATGTGATGACATTAAAATTCATGTGGACAGAAAGTTCAGACCGAAGGAGCCACGTACTTCCAATAAAAAAGCGTCGCATCTCAAATCAGAGGACTTTTCGTATTCATCGAATGACGAAGCATCGCATAGCGGATACTTcattggaaatgaaaatctacTCAGCATTATGATTCATCCCGATAAACCGGAATCGCTGACCATGTACTCTGGCTTTGGTGGTCCGGGCTCAGCTCCTGCCGATTTCGTCAACGAATTTATACCGCGAGAGGgtgagaaaattcaaaaccGATACGGCAAACCGACAATGGCAGACTTTGGTCAAGAATGTTCGCCGATCGGATCACAGCAGCGACCCAAGCAAGGCCAAAGTTTGACGTCATTTCTGCAAGCGGCCCAATTTTATCGGGCCAACACGGAATTGGAACGGGAAAATGCTCACTTCAGTGTTTCCGAAGCGATGATATCGGCCATCGAACAAATCAAATGGCAACGATTCCAGGAAACCAAACAACAATCGATTGAAGACGTCGAAGCGATTCATCGGAAGCTGAAAAATCGCGGACAGTACACTCGTTGTGCAAGTAGTACAAAAGCAAAATCTGTTGAATCGGGATCGTCCTCGTCATCCGATGGAAGTTCAGGGGATTTGGGATATTCAGCCAATGATTCTACCGCGAATCTCAGACAATCTCAg AACCTGTCTACATCCACCCAGAGCATGAACGATCACAAAGCGTACGCTGAATGGGGCGACAACCTGTCGGCCGAAAGTGTAGCATTAAGCCTAATATCGAAATTTAACGACAAACAATTGCCAAAAGCTTCTGACCTGATGTGGCTGGTATCGGAACAGGATGCACCGCAAATGATGTTACCGATGCCTGGTAGCTGGACCGTAAGTCCagacgaaatttacaaaattccaTTCACTCGAGGCACACGCGATTGGGCACCACCTAGAGCACAAATTATATTCACGCGACATCCACAACCGGA tcgcaaaaaattgttgtacaAACAAAATCAGAAATGTGCCGGATGTGGCATGAGAGTGGCTGCAGCGTTTTCGCATCGTTTCCGGTATTGTGAGTACATTGGGAAATATCATTGCAGTGGATGCCACAGAAATCAAATATCTGTCATACCAGCTCGTGTTTTGGATAG ATGGGACTTCACACTACATCCAGTTAGCGTCTTCTCCTATCGATTACTGGACCAGATTTGGACGTTTCCGGTGTTTCGCGTTTCCGATTTGAACCCAGAACTGTACGAAAAAGTTCGAATCCTACGATTTGCGAAACTGCGACGCGTCCATTTGAAATTCGTCATGGACTTCATTACGTCGTGTCGTTTCGCTGATGA CTCGCTCAGACTATTTGATGGAACCGAAAAGTATTTGACCAATGACACGGATCTATGGTCGATGACTGATTTTGTAGCCGTTCGTAACGGATCatttttgaagaatatttCGACCATAATAGCCAAATGTGATGAACACATCAGAGAATGTGAACTGTGCACTGCCCGCGGTTTTATCTGCGAACTCTGTCCGCAGAAACAAGTGATTTTTCCGTGGCAACCGAAAGTGCGGCGTTGCAACGAATGCGGAGCCTGTTGCCATGAGAACTGTTGGCAAAATGATTGCAACAAATGCCAGCGACTGAAAAAGCGCCAACAATCGTCGGGAGCgcggaaaatttaa